In Diabrotica undecimpunctata isolate CICGRU chromosome 4, icDiaUnde3, whole genome shotgun sequence, a single genomic region encodes these proteins:
- the LOC140438119 gene encoding uncharacterized protein: MDENEIMFSVVEYFKYLGGNENSRRVYEGEQVVRAGHIIMCGRLHTEKQDCIVIYALCLQTSALQSSPHVIKGQLNIVNNIASVHKMECSCKGGNSGYCKHISAVLLHCTRIPLETLEELSQTDLQCAWSLRKATSKDQYKAVSIPEMPCYKDKWAKQITTISSEKKPNILENLLLHAPKSALHLNWVGRRESPTTSIETVYPNNNQHLNILLNNASQSVTMMELEGLPVEIKDCCKDFVQSHFMNDTEHVATTTKISQREWHKQRKYRITGSRIYGIYTYTGFDWITKAEKYFNPKHFTNKFVKHGLKYEAAAHECFVKATGQTVSTFGLIVSHNNNWLAYSPDGVIFNNGNPVALVEIKCPMEGATKSVFDVLKTLNYLKKNENNIYELKERHMYYGQIQYGMAMLNIKECYFLIYCPYDASMVILNVPYNDDFAKKLLFNVKTKYFNYMLHSICMSK, translated from the exons ATGGATGAAAATGAAATAATGTTTTCTGTAgttgaatattttaaatatctaggagggAATGAAAATTCTAGAAGAGTCTATGAAGGCGAGCAAGTTGTTCGAGCAGGTCACATAATTATGTGTGGTAGATTACATACAGAAAAGCAAGACTGCATTGTAATTTATGCTCTTTGTTTACAAACCAGTGCCTTGCAATCATCGCCGCATGTGATCAAAGGACAATTAAATATTGTCAATAACATAGCAAGTGTGCATAAGATGGAATGCTCTTGTAAAGGTGGAAACAGTGGGTATTGTAAACATATTTCAGCTGTGTTATTACATTGTACCAG aatacCTTTGGAAACTTTGGAAGAGCTATCCCAAACAGACTTACAATGTGCTTGGTCTCTAAGGAAAGCAACCAGCAAAGATCAATATAAAGCTGTTTCCATACCGGAAATGCCTTGTTATAAGGATAAATGGGCCAAACAAATAACCACAATCTCCAGTGAAAAGAAaccaaatattttagaaaatctttTATTGCATGCTCCAAAATCTGCATTACATTTGAATTG GGTAGGCAGAAGAGAATCACCAACTACCAGTATAGAAACAGTTTACCCAAATAACAATCAACATCTCAACATATTACTTAATAATGCCAGCCAATCTGTTACTATGATGGAATTAGAAGGTTTACCCGTTGAGATTAAGGATTGTTGTAAAGATTTTGTGCAATCTCATTTTATGAATGATACAGAACATGTTGCAACTACAACAAAAATATCTCAAAGAGAATGGCACAAACAGCGTAAGTATCGAATTACTGGCTCTAGAATATATGGCATATATACCTACACTGGTTTCGATTGGATCACTAAAGCTGAAAAGTATTTCAATCCAAAACATTTTACAAACAAATTTGTTAAGCATGGGTTGAAGTACGAAGCTGCAGCACATGAAtgctttgtcaaagcaactggaCAAACAGTGTCCACATTTGGTCTAATTGTTTCTCATAATAACAATTGGTTGGCATATTCTCCAGATGGTGTTATTTTTAATAACGGAAATCCCGTAGCATTGGTTGAAATAAAATGTCCAATGGAAG GTGCTACAAAATCAGTGTTTGATGTtctaaaaacattaaattacctaaaaaagaatgaaaataacatataCGAATTAAAGGAACGTCATATGTATTATGGACAAATTCAGTATGGGATGGCAATGTTAAATATAAAAgaatgttattttttaatttattgtccaTATGATGCCAGTATGGTAATTTTAAATGTACCTTACAATGATGATTTTGCCAAGAAATTACTTTTTAATGTTAAAACTAAGTATTTTAACTATATGTTACATTCCATATGCATGTCAAAATAA